In Mastigocladopsis repens PCC 10914, a single window of DNA contains:
- a CDS encoding MORN repeat-containing protein: MLMIITLTWLTKTTPHTDDNDNFTQLPCDSKLSPDSLPPLPKKSPDKEFKDSKYYGSFDNNLNGKGSLMFENNRFYGNFINGNLTGCGVILYSPTVKGEKKYVSVGQFVDNKLNGLGKITWEDGVEYRGNFKNGKCEGLGILKFADGTLKKGIWKKGNLPGSQSTCNR; encoded by the coding sequence ATGCTTATGATCATTACTTTGACTTGGCTTACAAAAACGACACCACACACAGATGACAATGACAACTTTACTCAACTACCGTGTGATTCTAAGTTATCGCCAGATTCTTTACCTCCTCTACCAAAAAAATCACCAGACAAAGAATTTAAAGATTCCAAATATTATGGATCTTTCGATAATAATTTGAATGGCAAAGGGAGTTTAATGTTTGAGAATAATAGATTCTACGGAAACTTCATAAATGGTAATCTTACTGGCTGTGGAGTGATCTTATACTCTCCAACAGTAAAGGGAGAGAAAAAGTATGTATCTGTAGGTCAGTTTGTTGATAACAAATTAAATGGACTAGGAAAAATAACATGGGAAGATGGTGTGGAATATAGAGGTAACTTTAAAAATGGCAAATGTGAGGGATTAGGAATCCTTAAGTTTGCAGATGGAACATTAAAAAAAGGAATTTGGAAGAAAGGAAATTTGCCAGGAAGTCAATCAACATGCAACAGATAG